A genome region from Akkermansiaceae bacterium includes the following:
- a CDS encoding lipocalin family protein: MKPTAAAVLASLVFQLASCSGTGSRPPATVSSLDKARYAGEWHEIARLPNFFEKGLVAAKASYGVNDDGSISVHNQGLRSDGKLTSIKGTARPADPSAPGKLLVRFDAFPANLFEGDYWILDINPGYTRALVGSPDYRFLWILDRNPMDKGDYQPQIRKAEQLGYNTGELIFNPKRIPD; the protein is encoded by the coding sequence ATGAAGCCAACCGCTGCCGCAGTCCTCGCCTCGCTCGTGTTTCAATTGGCATCTTGCTCCGGAACGGGATCCCGCCCGCCGGCCACGGTTTCATCGTTGGACAAGGCTCGTTATGCGGGGGAATGGCACGAGATCGCGCGCCTTCCGAATTTCTTTGAGAAAGGCCTGGTCGCAGCCAAGGCAAGCTACGGGGTCAACGACGACGGCAGCATCAGCGTCCATAACCAAGGGCTCAGGAGCGATGGGAAACTTACGTCCATCAAGGGCACGGCCAGACCAGCCGACCCTTCCGCTCCCGGCAAGCTACTCGTCCGGTTTGATGCATTTCCGGCCAACCTTTTCGAGGGCGACTACTGGATTCTCGACATCAACCCTGGCTACACCCGCGCCCTGGTAGGCTCGCCGGACTACAGGTTCCTGTGGATCCTCGACAGGAATCCCATGGACAAGGGCGACTACCAGCCGCAGATCCGCAAGGCCGAACAACTGGGTTACAATACCGGCGAACTCATTTTCAACCCGAAGCGGATCCCCGACTGA
- the der gene encoding ribosome biogenesis GTPase Der, with amino-acid sequence MPTVAIVGRPNVGKSALFNRLAGRKIAIVHDQPGVTRDRIAAPCTLTGHPCTLIDTGGIGATLDDGFGEQVAIEADIAMQTADLILFLVDAQEGLTSIDQALAQKLRKAKPPVLLVLNKVDHDKHEASFSDFSRLGLGDSVFVSAEHGRNFGELIEKIDEVLEPLATEDAEIMEVVEKVGIKLAIVGRPNAGKSSLINAILKDERTIVSSIAGTTRDAVDLPYSFAGENFTLIDTAGLRPRGKRDNSVEVFSAIRSEKAIRRADLCVLVIDLAAGVTAQDRKIAQLILEEKKPCLIVLNKFDLFHPGADYKDRVAEAEEHVRRELFFLSYAPFVACSAKTGDSTEHVLKKAIAIKKGAQDIPGTGKLNRIIQAAMAKNPPPTDNKAKRLKLFYTTTALNEKYTVIPVPTIVLFVNDKTLLTDSYEAYLTNQFREAHPAPGIPVIFSCRSRRRREWEPPKKGKQGH; translated from the coding sequence ATGCCCACCGTAGCAATAGTAGGCCGCCCGAATGTCGGGAAGTCCGCCCTCTTCAACCGCCTTGCCGGGCGGAAGATCGCCATCGTCCACGACCAGCCCGGAGTCACCAGGGATCGGATCGCCGCGCCTTGCACCCTCACCGGCCATCCCTGCACGCTGATCGACACCGGCGGGATCGGCGCGACGCTTGACGACGGCTTCGGCGAGCAGGTCGCCATCGAGGCGGACATCGCGATGCAGACGGCCGACCTCATCCTTTTCCTCGTCGATGCCCAGGAAGGGCTGACTTCCATAGACCAGGCGCTCGCCCAGAAGCTGCGCAAGGCGAAGCCGCCGGTGCTGCTGGTGTTGAACAAGGTGGACCACGACAAGCATGAGGCATCGTTCTCGGATTTCTCGCGGCTCGGCCTGGGAGACAGCGTATTCGTCTCCGCGGAGCACGGGCGTAACTTCGGCGAACTGATAGAAAAGATCGATGAGGTGCTGGAACCGCTGGCCACCGAGGATGCCGAGATCATGGAAGTGGTGGAAAAGGTCGGCATCAAGCTTGCCATCGTCGGCCGGCCGAATGCCGGGAAATCATCGCTCATCAATGCGATCCTCAAGGACGAGCGCACGATCGTATCCTCCATCGCAGGGACAACGCGGGACGCGGTGGATCTCCCCTACTCCTTTGCGGGCGAGAATTTCACCCTCATCGACACCGCCGGCCTGCGTCCGCGCGGCAAGCGCGACAACTCCGTGGAGGTATTTTCAGCGATCCGCTCGGAAAAGGCGATACGCCGCGCCGATCTATGCGTGCTCGTCATCGACCTCGCCGCCGGTGTCACCGCCCAGGATCGAAAGATCGCGCAGCTCATCCTGGAGGAGAAAAAGCCCTGCCTCATCGTGCTGAACAAATTCGACCTCTTTCACCCCGGAGCGGACTACAAGGATCGCGTTGCGGAGGCGGAGGAACATGTCCGCCGCGAGCTGTTCTTCCTTTCCTACGCGCCTTTCGTCGCCTGCTCAGCGAAGACAGGTGACTCCACCGAGCATGTCCTGAAAAAAGCCATCGCCATCAAAAAGGGAGCCCAGGACATCCCCGGCACCGGGAAGCTCAACCGCATCATCCAGGCGGCGATGGCGAAGAATCCGCCGCCCACTGACAACAAGGCGAAGCGCCTCAAGCTTTTCTACACCACCACGGCGCTCAACGAGAAATACACGGTCATCCCCGTGCCGACCATCGTGCTTTTCGTCAACGACAAGACCCTGCTGACGGATTCCTACGAGGCCTACCTGACCAACCAGTTCCGCGAGGCGCACCCCGCCCCCGGCATTCCGGTGATCTTCTCCTGCCGTTCCCGCCGCCGACGCGAATGGGAGCCGCCGAAGAAGGGCAAGCAGGGGCATTGA
- a CDS encoding DUF2721 domain-containing protein, translating to MTLEVSTPALLFPAISLLFLSYTNRFLHLSALIRTLHREWLERGDCVARKQIDNLRRRLVLIRGMQLLGAVSLLLCVVAMVTVVLDMNALAILAFGVALLLMGASLTCLVWEIWISGGALNIMLSAVEAGDTE from the coding sequence ATGACACTTGAGGTCTCCACCCCTGCGCTGCTTTTTCCGGCGATCAGCCTGCTGTTTCTTTCATATACGAACCGCTTCCTGCACCTCTCCGCGCTGATCCGCACCCTTCACCGCGAGTGGCTGGAGCGTGGTGACTGTGTGGCGCGCAAGCAGATCGACAATCTCCGCCGCCGCCTCGTGCTGATACGCGGGATGCAACTGCTCGGTGCCGTCAGCCTGCTGCTCTGCGTGGTGGCAATGGTCACCGTGGTGCTGGATATGAATGCTCTGGCGATCCTTGCCTTCGGCGTGGCCCTGCTGCTGATGGGAGCCTCGCTGACCTGCCTTGTCTGGGAAATCTGGATCTCCGGTGGCGCGCTGAACATCATGCTTTCCGCCGTGGAGGCAGGGGACACAGAATGA
- the yndJ gene encoding YndJ family transporter, translated as MSMDASNVIALLAVPGLFAVAIGAVLLRRAFSLRNPLPEEFAFAVAWVFLVGSLVWLGVYLSGSVLLGFGPPWNWLAAAHFATAGFGALTVTAFCCRAVSGSGALRALRILLLAHPATYLVTAAGIYGFRFCDELGSAGYGLIFLIQLAAFLCGRPHRMRRGACIMATVALLVPVLTVIPAMAWAWGRPILDIPEMIRYHGIVNAIGHVGLGLAAFAWGKPPSHSALPDKTNALPG; from the coding sequence ATGAGCATGGATGCGAGCAATGTCATCGCCCTCCTTGCTGTTCCGGGCCTGTTCGCTGTTGCCATTGGCGCAGTTTTGTTGCGGCGGGCATTTTCCTTGCGGAATCCGCTTCCCGAGGAGTTCGCGTTCGCGGTGGCATGGGTGTTCCTTGTCGGCAGCCTGGTCTGGCTGGGGGTGTATCTCAGCGGATCGGTCTTGCTGGGATTCGGCCCGCCATGGAACTGGCTTGCGGCGGCGCATTTTGCGACAGCCGGTTTCGGGGCGCTGACAGTCACTGCGTTCTGCTGTCGCGCCGTGAGCGGCAGCGGGGCCTTGCGAGCATTGCGCATCCTGTTGCTTGCCCATCCGGCAACTTATCTCGTGACCGCCGCCGGAATTTACGGATTCCGCTTTTGCGATGAGCTTGGTTCGGCAGGATACGGGCTGATTTTCTTGATCCAGCTTGCGGCGTTCCTTTGCGGGCGTCCGCATCGCATGCGGCGTGGGGCTTGTATCATGGCCACCGTGGCGTTGCTCGTGCCGGTGTTGACGGTGATTCCCGCGATGGCCTGGGCATGGGGCAGGCCTATCCTCGACATTCCGGAGATGATCCGATATCACGGCATTGTGAATGCAATCGGCCATGTCGGGCTGGGGCTTGCCGCATTTGCATGGGGCAAACCGCCGTCTCATTCCGCTTTGCCTGATAAGACAAATGCCCTTCCGGGCTGA
- a CDS encoding YbjN domain-containing protein: protein MRPHSRQILSVEEVFGKNGWHAELVEGRDVLRAGFEAHHTRVDLVVQAFPELNALSIVGETPMFVAEPQMPALLELLMRGNKQLTLGGFEYDIDREMLVFRVTNLFEREKFDADIVVSMVHCAIAELDRIVPYAATVRSTPADLIADLDLQRLLEREDLIPPVPGEEEEEY, encoded by the coding sequence ATGAGACCGCATTCAAGGCAGATCCTTTCGGTGGAAGAGGTTTTTGGGAAAAACGGCTGGCACGCCGAGCTCGTCGAGGGGCGCGATGTCCTCCGCGCGGGCTTCGAGGCGCACCATACCCGCGTCGATCTGGTGGTGCAGGCTTTCCCGGAACTCAATGCGCTGAGCATCGTCGGCGAGACTCCGATGTTCGTCGCCGAGCCGCAGATGCCCGCTCTGCTGGAGTTGCTGATGCGCGGCAACAAACAGCTTACCCTCGGCGGCTTCGAGTATGACATCGACCGCGAGATGCTGGTCTTCCGCGTGACGAACCTTTTCGAGCGCGAGAAATTCGATGCGGACATCGTGGTCTCCATGGTGCATTGCGCGATCGCGGAGCTGGATCGCATCGTGCCCTACGCAGCCACCGTCAGGAGCACGCCCGCCGACCTGATTGCGGATCTCGACCTACAGCGGCTGTTGGAAAGGGAGGATCTCATCCCGCCGGTGCCGGGCGAGGAAGAGGAGGAGTATTGA
- a CDS encoding transposase produces MPSIYQPRRPRASPLRQLVNHGWSSFVADYEKTHRPILGPLKSAAVATVESFLRCGDLASGFTRPECSDCGHERLLAFTCKTRHFCPACHQRRVRSTSEWIAGSVCHQVPHRQVVFTIPKVLRGIFRKRRPLLSLLFQSAIDTLTESFRLQLGLAEGKLGAVAAVHTFGDYLVFHPHLHVLVADGLFAPDGRFHCLPQGAIGPMTELFRHRFLAILREKKLISPSKLSDLLGWKHSGFHVHDGRDDLIAADNRDGRKRLAEYLLRHPFSLQKITWNATSKTVIYRSKRHHNTKRNFEIFKAPGFIAAALLHLPPKGQQTVRYYGVYSNKIRGRVRDKLPSLIKESAIGPSANSENQTSTIVNHQSEFLLVEPPPKRSARMMRPLWRDLILQVWGGDPLECPCCHGTMKIKRPVLRREEVEFFLRLHGLWEGVVNLPRPPPPPFDIENLQRIEPPWRAIKEWIPDEEPDLDWFNRPRNSTNPDPDGIDQRQEWKPKEIQLEDGRTLVLEYT; encoded by the coding sequence GTGCCGTCCATCTATCAGCCCCGCCGCCCCCGAGCCTCACCTCTCCGGCAGCTTGTCAATCATGGCTGGAGTTCCTTTGTCGCTGATTACGAAAAAACACACCGCCCCATACTCGGTCCTCTCAAATCGGCCGCCGTCGCCACCGTCGAATCCTTCCTCCGCTGCGGCGACCTCGCCTCCGGATTCACGCGCCCCGAATGCTCCGATTGCGGCCACGAGCGCCTCCTTGCCTTCACCTGCAAAACCCGCCACTTCTGTCCCGCCTGCCACCAACGACGCGTGCGATCCACCAGTGAATGGATCGCGGGATCTGTATGCCATCAAGTCCCGCATCGACAGGTGGTTTTCACCATTCCCAAAGTGCTGCGCGGCATCTTTCGCAAACGTCGCCCATTACTCTCTCTTCTGTTCCAAAGTGCGATCGATACCCTGACCGAATCATTTCGTCTGCAACTCGGTCTTGCCGAAGGCAAACTCGGAGCCGTCGCCGCCGTTCATACCTTTGGCGATTACCTCGTCTTCCATCCCCATCTCCATGTGCTCGTCGCCGACGGCTTGTTTGCCCCCGACGGGCGCTTTCACTGCCTGCCGCAAGGAGCCATCGGCCCCATGACCGAGTTGTTTCGCCATCGCTTCCTCGCCATCCTCAGGGAAAAGAAACTCATCAGCCCTAGTAAACTCAGCGACCTGCTCGGTTGGAAACATTCCGGATTTCACGTTCACGACGGCAGAGACGATCTCATCGCCGCAGATAACCGAGACGGACGCAAGCGGCTTGCGGAATACCTGCTCCGCCATCCTTTTTCCCTCCAGAAAATCACCTGGAACGCCACCAGCAAAACCGTCATCTACCGCTCCAAGCGCCATCACAACACCAAACGCAACTTCGAGATCTTCAAGGCTCCCGGTTTCATCGCCGCCGCCCTTTTGCACCTACCGCCCAAGGGACAGCAAACAGTGCGTTACTACGGCGTTTATTCCAACAAGATCCGCGGACGAGTTAGGGACAAATTACCGTCTTTGATCAAGGAGAGTGCTATTGGTCCTTCGGCTAATTCTGAAAATCAAACATCAACAATCGTCAATCATCAATCGGAGTTCCTGCTCGTGGAGCCACCACCCAAGCGCAGCGCCCGCATGATGCGTCCTTTGTGGCGTGATCTCATTCTACAAGTCTGGGGTGGTGATCCTCTCGAATGTCCCTGCTGCCACGGAACGATGAAAATCAAGCGGCCTGTGCTGCGCCGTGAGGAAGTCGAATTCTTTCTGCGTCTCCACGGGCTATGGGAAGGTGTGGTCAACTTGCCTCGACCGCCACCGCCACCTTTCGACATCGAGAACCTACAGCGCATCGAGCCGCCTTGGAGAGCCATCAAGGAATGGATCCCCGACGAAGAACCCGACCTCGATTGGTTCAACCGTCCTCGGAATTCTACAAATCCTGATCCTGACGGCATTGATCAGCGCCAGGAATGGAAACCCAAGGAAATCCAATTGGAGGACGGTCGGACTCTGGTTCTCGAATACACCTGA
- a CDS encoding NUDIX domain-containing protein yields the protein MHRAVHVFVLNRNGDLYLQKRSRLKDMNPGVWDSSVSGHLDAGEDYLHAAVREVGEEIGIAGANPDELELVANLMPSEQTGWEHIHLFLIRHSGAVNFPASEIESMLPFPIIEIEAWMAASPEDFSPAFRLIFGEFLVKTSSATI from the coding sequence ATCCACCGCGCCGTGCATGTCTTCGTCCTGAACAGGAACGGCGACCTCTATCTCCAGAAGCGCTCGCGCCTCAAGGACATGAATCCGGGGGTATGGGACTCAAGTGTCTCCGGCCATCTCGATGCCGGGGAGGATTATCTCCACGCCGCCGTCCGCGAGGTGGGTGAGGAAATCGGCATAGCGGGGGCGAATCCGGATGAGCTTGAACTTGTGGCAAACCTTATGCCATCGGAGCAAACCGGCTGGGAACACATACACCTTTTCCTCATACGTCACTCCGGTGCCGTGAATTTCCCGGCTTCTGAAATCGAATCCATGCTGCCGTTCCCGATCATAGAGATCGAAGCATGGATGGCCGCCAGCCCGGAAGATTTCTCGCCGGCTTTCCGGCTGATTTTCGGGGAATTTCTGGTTAAGACAAGCTCTGCAACCATTTGA
- a CDS encoding M28 family peptidase translates to MFSEAKKQGVAGHFGTAPGEILDDHVPLNLVGIPTIDIIGDFPRKAWWHNTGDNAAIISAESLGISIGVVLGMLDELLD, encoded by the coding sequence ATGTTTTCCGAGGCCAAGAAACAGGGGGTCGCCGGCCACTTCGGAACGGCTCCCGGTGAAATCCTCGATGATCACGTGCCGCTCAACCTCGTCGGCATCCCCACCATCGACATCATAGGCGATTTCCCGCGGAAAGCATGGTGGCACAACACCGGCGACAACGCCGCGATCATATCCGCAGAATCGCTGGGCATCTCCATCGGCGTGGTGCTCGGGATGCTGGATGAACTGTTGGACTAG
- a CDS encoding transposase, giving the protein MPRALRHEYPGAVYHVMARGDGGKAIFEGDDDRKAFLFRLGQVCGSHGWRVHAWVLMGNHFHLLLETPEPNLVTGMKWLLGTFSQGWNARRSRRGHVFQGRYKAVPVSAAAGSPHYFRIVADYIHLNPARAGLAGGQRGKLVSWKWSSLGDYARGKGPGWLVFDRLLAAFELAKDGRGRRAYVAWLEERAADGGDGIGAEAMAALKRGWYLGDPSFADKLRSLVEGKRSRVTGADPVARSHDEEGAEDLAVRALAAVGLPADTGSLSELRKGDGGKILVAALLRKHTSAGNRWLARRLAMGHTGSVSRLVGAFGKGKANLAKLSELEKMLKCDT; this is encoded by the coding sequence ATGCCGAGGGCGTTGCGACACGAGTATCCGGGCGCGGTCTATCATGTGATGGCACGCGGCGACGGCGGGAAGGCGATCTTCGAGGGCGACGACGATCGCAAGGCTTTCCTTTTCCGGCTCGGGCAGGTTTGCGGGAGCCACGGCTGGCGCGTCCACGCGTGGGTGCTGATGGGGAACCATTTCCACCTCCTCCTCGAAACCCCGGAACCCAACCTCGTCACGGGGATGAAATGGCTGCTCGGCACCTTCAGCCAGGGATGGAACGCCCGGCGCTCGCGGCGCGGCCATGTTTTCCAGGGACGCTACAAGGCGGTGCCCGTAAGCGCGGCGGCGGGGAGTCCGCATTATTTCCGGATCGTGGCGGATTACATCCACCTCAATCCCGCGCGGGCGGGGCTGGCGGGCGGGCAACGGGGCAAGCTCGTTTCGTGGAAATGGAGCAGCCTGGGCGATTACGCGCGGGGCAAGGGGCCGGGCTGGCTGGTCTTCGACAGGTTGCTCGCGGCGTTCGAACTCGCCAAGGACGGGCGTGGGAGGCGGGCATACGTCGCTTGGCTTGAGGAGCGGGCGGCTGACGGCGGGGATGGGATCGGCGCTGAGGCGATGGCGGCGCTGAAGCGGGGCTGGTATCTGGGTGACCCGTCCTTCGCCGACAAATTGCGCTCGCTGGTGGAGGGCAAGCGCAGCCGGGTGACCGGGGCCGATCCCGTGGCTCGTTCGCACGATGAGGAAGGGGCGGAGGATCTTGCCGTGCGGGCGTTGGCCGCAGTGGGGCTTCCGGCGGACACCGGATCGCTTTCGGAACTGCGAAAGGGGGATGGAGGCAAGATCCTTGTGGCGGCTCTCCTCCGGAAACACACATCGGCTGGCAACCGCTGGCTTGCACGCCGCCTCGCGATGGGGCACACGGGAAGCGTGAGCCGGCTGGTAGGGGCTTTCGGCAAGGGCAAGGCGAACCTCGCGAAACTGAGCGAACTGGAGAAAATGTTGAAATGCGACACCTGA
- the ppk2 gene encoding polyphosphate kinase 2: MNQKSDRKSVKIPRDFLSNPPEDAERTSRAATLQALHEAGAYPYAEPMGTQKYEKTKALLQAELMKVQKWVQDDARRVVALFEGRDAAGKGGTIKRFMEHLNPRLAQVVALEKPTNYERGQWYFQRYIEHLPSRGEMAFFDRSWYNRAGVERVMGFCDKGEYKEFLRHAPLIEKVIVETGITFFKYWFSVSRMEQGRRFHARESNPLKQWKLSPVDRASLDKWDEYTAAKQAMFQHTDTPYAPWTVIKSDDKKRARINCLRHFLHSLDYPGKDKEIARKPDPKIVLPASKFYEQDSSH; the protein is encoded by the coding sequence ATGAATCAAAAGTCTGATCGTAAATCGGTGAAAATCCCCCGCGATTTCCTCTCTAATCCCCCGGAAGACGCTGAGCGGACTTCCAGGGCCGCCACCCTCCAGGCTCTCCATGAGGCCGGCGCGTACCCGTATGCGGAGCCCATGGGAACCCAGAAATATGAGAAGACGAAGGCGCTCCTCCAGGCGGAGCTCATGAAGGTCCAGAAGTGGGTCCAGGACGATGCCCGGCGTGTGGTGGCCCTTTTCGAAGGCCGGGATGCGGCGGGCAAGGGCGGAACCATCAAGCGCTTCATGGAGCACCTCAATCCGCGGCTTGCCCAGGTCGTGGCCCTTGAGAAGCCGACAAACTACGAACGCGGCCAGTGGTACTTCCAGCGCTACATCGAACACCTTCCGAGCCGTGGCGAGATGGCATTTTTCGACCGCTCCTGGTACAACCGGGCGGGAGTGGAGCGGGTCATGGGTTTCTGTGATAAGGGCGAGTACAAGGAATTCCTGCGGCACGCCCCCTTGATCGAAAAGGTCATCGTCGAAACCGGGATCACCTTTTTCAAATATTGGTTTTCGGTGAGCCGCATGGAGCAAGGCCGGCGGTTCCATGCCCGCGAGAGCAACCCGCTCAAACAATGGAAGCTCAGCCCGGTCGATCGGGCTTCGCTGGACAAATGGGACGAATATACAGCAGCCAAGCAGGCCATGTTCCAGCACACCGATACGCCCTACGCACCTTGGACCGTGATCAAATCGGACGACAAAAAGCGCGCCCGCATCAATTGCCTGCGGCACTTCCTCCACTCCCTCGACTACCCGGGCAAGGACAAGGAAATCGCGCGGAAGCCGGATCCGAAAATCGTTCTTCCGGCCTCGAAATTCTACGAACAGGACTCCTCGCACTGA